From the genome of Candidatus Methanoperedens sp., one region includes:
- a CDS encoding type II toxin-antitoxin system MqsA family antitoxin, whose product MKPDRCSFCKGKLMKGKTEFVVKVGEEILVIKNITAYICNECGEAYYSPKESEKIDKLMKKFQKSDLLVHPLAAGELSLSEATA is encoded by the coding sequence ATGAAACCCGATAGATGCAGTTTCTGCAAAGGCAAGTTAATGAAAGGAAAAACCGAGTTTGTTGTAAAGGTGGGAGAAGAGATACTGGTCATAAAAAATATTACCGCATATATCTGTAATGAATGCGGTGAAGCCTATTATTCTCCGAAAGAATCGGAAAAGATTGACAAACTTATGAAAAAATTCCAAAAATCCGACTTACTTGTTCACCCGCTTGCAGCGGGCGAATTGAGCTTGAGTGAAGCTACAGCTTGA
- a CDS encoding HD domain-containing protein gives MLEFEKFFRDPLYGFIGLTHKELELLSTPVVQRLRRIKQLGNTHLVYPSACHSRFEHTLGVLHIATRMAEKLRLSDHEIEIVRYAALLHDVGHGPLSHNFEAILENVNKKEISHEDITLRIIEEDEDLDKILGGLKDDILSLFNEKNDSVNGKIISGNIDADRLDYLRRDSYHTGVAYGIFDLERILHTIQKVVDGERSEIAILKKGQDAIESYRLARFLMHTQVYYHHVRAISDNMLNRAVEIAIHDGILDEDLLKFDNDEFLENYLSLDDSRLFIKILSNKESNSFKLINDLENRNLLKRGFEIDLRKLNPMKKRKIMRLKPKDFKILEEELAEKCNCDKDFIIVHLQKIENTLYKSSYEFFKSGETPILILDDEGLHEIEKESPIFGSQEPLLKLYVFCPDENKSQVREFAKDILL, from the coding sequence ATGCTTGAATTTGAAAAATTTTTCAGGGATCCTCTTTATGGTTTTATCGGGCTCACACATAAAGAACTGGAGCTTTTAAGTACACCCGTCGTTCAAAGACTCAGGCGAATTAAGCAATTGGGAAACACTCATCTGGTCTATCCAAGCGCCTGCCATTCCAGATTTGAGCATACGCTTGGAGTTCTTCATATAGCAACCAGAATGGCAGAAAAGCTCAGACTAAGCGACCATGAGATTGAGATTGTTCGCTATGCTGCGTTGCTCCATGATGTCGGGCATGGACCTTTATCCCATAATTTTGAAGCTATTCTTGAGAATGTGAACAAAAAAGAGATCAGCCATGAGGATATTACACTCCGGATAATAGAAGAAGATGAGGATTTAGACAAGATTCTGGGTGGCTTGAAAGATGATATTCTTTCTTTATTTAATGAAAAAAATGATAGCGTCAATGGCAAAATTATTTCTGGAAACATCGATGCGGATAGATTGGATTATTTAAGAAGAGATTCCTACCACACAGGCGTAGCATATGGTATATTCGATCTTGAAAGGATTCTTCATACCATACAAAAAGTGGTCGATGGAGAGAGATCAGAGATTGCGATTTTGAAAAAAGGGCAAGATGCTATTGAAAGTTATCGTCTGGCTCGGTTTTTGATGCATACCCAAGTATATTATCATCATGTCAGGGCAATTTCAGACAATATGCTAAATCGCGCTGTGGAGATAGCCATACATGACGGGATTTTAGATGAGGATTTACTCAAATTTGATAACGATGAATTTTTGGAGAACTACCTATCGCTGGATGACAGCAGGCTTTTCATAAAAATATTATCGAACAAAGAAAGCAACTCATTCAAATTAATAAACGATTTGGAAAATAGAAATCTGTTGAAAAGGGGATTCGAAATAGACCTTAGAAAATTAAATCCAATGAAAAAAAGGAAAATAATGCGATTGAAACCCAAAGACTTCAAGATATTAGAAGAAGAATTGGCCGAAAAATGCAATTGTGATAAAGATTTTATTATAGTGCATTTACAAAAAATCGAGAATACATTATACAAATCTTCTTATGAATTTTTTAAGTCAGGTGAGACCCCCATACTCATTCTTGACGATGAAGGGCTTCACGAAATCGAAAAAGAGTCTCCTATTTTCGGCTCACAAGAACCTCTTTTAAAGTTATACGTTTTCTGTCCTGATGAAAATAAGTCGCAGGTAAGAGAATTTGCCAAAGATATTCTGCTATGA
- a CDS encoding Coenzyme F420 hydrogenase/dehydrogenase, beta subunit C-terminal domain: protein MQKGEMYVGWSTKEEVRSRGGSGGLVTSMLAAALEKKLVDAVVVLKKINEFEAVPIITSDVNEVLNSAGSLHSVPSNFAKLIANRDLKIALPAKGCDVRGIIEQGKRNAVNLNDTFIVGLNCGGSMHPVVTREMLEVMYKIKPEDVHGEEIEKGKLIFETKDGKEHAITIDELEEKGYGRRESCRYCTIKIPGNADIACGNWGVTGDLVGKATFVEINSEKGAKLLQNAIDAGYVQVQKPDEKGVAARAKIKGVMEGLGKKWKDKVFVPIDNRLDYFRKELEHCIDCGACKAVCPTCSCGDISKCTEYHSRGDAYKMSMYHLVRFLHLADSCIGCGQCSDVCPVDIPLTRLYRRFANPVQEQLKYEPGMDLRKPPYFEAKLEV, encoded by the coding sequence ATGCAAAAAGGTGAGATGTACGTGGGCTGGTCAACAAAAGAAGAGGTCAGGAGCCGGGGAGGCTCGGGAGGTCTTGTAACCTCAATGCTGGCGGCGGCGCTTGAAAAGAAGCTTGTGGATGCTGTTGTAGTACTTAAGAAAATAAATGAGTTCGAGGCTGTTCCGATCATCACCTCTGATGTCAACGAAGTATTGAACTCTGCAGGTTCCCTGCACTCTGTTCCGAGCAACTTTGCAAAGTTGATCGCGAATAGAGATTTGAAAATAGCACTTCCTGCCAAGGGATGTGATGTACGCGGAATAATCGAGCAGGGCAAGCGCAATGCGGTAAATCTTAATGATACGTTCATCGTGGGATTGAACTGCGGAGGATCGATGCATCCTGTCGTAACCCGCGAGATGCTTGAAGTGATGTACAAGATAAAACCCGAAGATGTTCACGGTGAAGAAATTGAGAAAGGGAAACTCATCTTCGAGACAAAGGATGGAAAAGAGCATGCAATTACCATCGACGAACTTGAAGAGAAAGGATACGGAAGACGCGAGAGCTGCCGATATTGCACGATAAAGATCCCCGGCAACGCCGACATTGCCTGCGGCAACTGGGGCGTCACCGGAGACCTTGTTGGCAAAGCCACATTCGTTGAAATAAATTCTGAAAAGGGGGCAAAGCTCCTTCAGAATGCCATCGACGCCGGATATGTACAAGTGCAGAAGCCAGATGAGAAAGGAGTTGCAGCACGTGCCAAGATAAAAGGCGTGATGGAAGGTCTTGGAAAGAAATGGAAGGATAAGGTCTTTGTCCCGATCGATAACAGGCTCGATTATTTCAGGAAAGAGCTTGAGCACTGCATAGACTGCGGGGCATGCAAGGCTGTGTGTCCCACCTGCTCATGCGGCGATATTTCAAAGTGCACGGAGTATCATTCAAGAGGCGATGCCTACAAGATGTCCATGTATCACCTTGTGCGCTTCTTGCATCTTGCTGACTCTTGCATCGGGTGCGGGCAGTGCAGCGATGTATGCCCGGTGGACATACCGCTTACAAGGCTGTACAGACGCTTTGCAAATCCTGTGCAGGAGCAATTAAAGTACGAGCCCGGAATGGATCTGAGGAAGCCACCATACTTTGAAGCAAAGCTGGAGGTCTGA
- a CDS encoding hydrogenase iron-sulfur subunit, with protein sequence MSAAEKPTVAGNGWEPKIVAFCCNWCSYGGADSAGMGRFQQPPSTRIIRVMCSGRIDPLHVFNAFLEGADAVLVTGCHIGDCHYVNGNDKTKIKYKFLENVVRELGIEKERLQLNWISASEGEKFANFIRDVTEQIKKIGPSPLKPEGVA encoded by the coding sequence ATGAGTGCTGCTGAGAAGCCCACGGTGGCGGGGAACGGCTGGGAACCCAAGATCGTGGCGTTCTGCTGCAACTGGTGCTCCTACGGGGGCGCAGACAGCGCGGGCATGGGGAGATTCCAGCAGCCACCGTCCACAAGGATCATACGAGTCATGTGCTCAGGCAGGATAGACCCGCTTCATGTGTTCAATGCGTTCCTTGAAGGTGCAGATGCTGTTTTGGTCACGGGATGCCACATAGGGGATTGCCATTATGTCAATGGCAACGATAAGACAAAAATAAAATACAAATTCCTTGAAAATGTGGTGCGGGAATTGGGAATCGAGAAAGAGAGGCTCCAGCTTAACTGGATATCTGCTAGTGAAGGGGAGAAGTTCGCTAATTTCATCCGCGATGTCACGGAGCAGATAAAAAAGATCGGGCCAAGCCCGCTTAAACCAGAGGGGGTAGCCTGA
- a CDS encoding CoB--CoM heterodisulfide reductase iron-sulfur subunit A family protein: protein MSDGTESKSTDIKKDSDEKRVGVFVCECGVNIGGVVNTKAVVDYIGTLPGVKVTSVNKFTCSDSGQADIQQKIKEYNLNRVVVAACSPKTHEPTFRACIEQMGLNQYFLEFVNIRDHCSWIHMWEKEKATEKAKDLVRMGVERAKLLEPLQASEVPVTDKALIIGAGVAGMQAALDLADMGFQVYLVEKEPSIGGRMARFDKVFPTNDCSICILGPKMVEVARNKNIKIMSYSEVKAVDGYVGNFNVKVEHKPRYLDIAKCTGCAKCSEVCPVEVPYDFNEGLGTRKAIFVPFPQAVPLRAVLDKENCISCKACAKACERGAINYDMQPSYTDLNVGVIIGAVGFKTYDPEPRHDFGYGLYDNVITAMEFERLLNAAGPTGGHVVRPSDCKEPIRVGFVNCVGSRDKATNIYCSGVCCMYTIKNAQLLKEKRPETDHTIMYIDIRTPFRGYEESYNRSRNLGVKFLRGRPAEVKEDPVTKNIKVRVEDTLANDIRNLEFDLLVLATGIVPNEGINQIQQLLKLSKAADGLLMEAHPKLRPVDTTIDGVFLAGVASGPKDIPYAVSQGSACASRATILLKNKKAITEGITAVVNPDVCVGCGVCIPMCPFQAIKMDESIGKANVMKALCKGCGTCVTACPTGALEQSHFKNEQVLAQVKNVFKFQEVAA, encoded by the coding sequence ATGAGCGATGGTACTGAATCAAAAAGTACTGATATTAAGAAGGATAGCGATGAAAAACGGGTAGGCGTTTTTGTATGCGAATGCGGCGTGAACATAGGCGGTGTTGTTAACACAAAAGCTGTTGTTGATTATATTGGAACTCTGCCCGGCGTAAAGGTCACTTCCGTCAACAAGTTCACGTGCTCTGATTCCGGACAGGCCGACATCCAGCAGAAGATAAAAGAGTACAACCTCAATCGTGTTGTGGTTGCGGCATGTTCGCCAAAGACACACGAACCCACATTCCGCGCATGTATCGAGCAGATGGGATTGAACCAGTACTTCCTTGAATTCGTGAATATCAGAGACCACTGCTCATGGATACACATGTGGGAAAAGGAGAAGGCCACAGAGAAAGCCAAGGATCTCGTGCGCATGGGTGTTGAGCGCGCAAAATTGCTTGAACCCCTCCAGGCAAGCGAAGTACCGGTCACTGACAAAGCCCTTATCATCGGTGCGGGTGTGGCAGGAATGCAGGCTGCGCTTGACCTCGCTGACATGGGATTCCAGGTGTACCTGGTCGAGAAGGAGCCCTCAATCGGCGGCAGGATGGCACGCTTTGACAAGGTGTTCCCCACGAACGACTGCTCCATCTGCATCCTTGGTCCGAAGATGGTGGAAGTGGCAAGGAACAAGAATATCAAGATAATGAGCTATTCAGAAGTGAAAGCCGTGGACGGTTATGTGGGCAATTTCAATGTGAAGGTCGAGCATAAACCCAGATACCTTGATATCGCCAAATGCACAGGCTGCGCCAAATGCAGTGAGGTGTGCCCAGTTGAGGTGCCCTATGATTTCAACGAAGGACTTGGCACGCGAAAAGCGATCTTTGTTCCCTTCCCCCAGGCTGTGCCGCTGCGCGCCGTTCTTGATAAGGAGAACTGCATTTCATGCAAGGCATGCGCAAAGGCGTGCGAGCGCGGCGCGATAAATTATGATATGCAGCCTTCGTATACTGATCTTAACGTGGGCGTCATAATAGGGGCGGTCGGCTTCAAGACCTACGATCCCGAGCCCAGGCACGATTTCGGGTACGGATTATATGATAATGTCATCACTGCAATGGAATTTGAAAGATTACTTAATGCCGCAGGTCCAACGGGCGGGCACGTCGTTCGACCTTCGGACTGCAAGGAACCGATACGTGTTGGATTCGTGAACTGCGTTGGCTCGAGGGATAAGGCTACCAATATTTACTGTTCTGGCGTGTGCTGCATGTACACCATCAAGAACGCGCAGCTGCTGAAAGAAAAGCGCCCGGAGACAGACCATACGATAATGTACATAGATATCAGGACACCCTTCAGGGGTTACGAGGAATCGTATAACAGGTCTCGAAACCTGGGCGTGAAGTTCCTTCGCGGAAGACCTGCGGAAGTGAAGGAAGACCCGGTTACAAAGAACATCAAGGTGCGTGTCGAGGATACGCTGGCAAATGATATTCGCAATCTTGAATTCGACCTTCTTGTCCTCGCCACGGGTATTGTACCGAATGAGGGCATAAACCAGATCCAGCAGTTATTGAAATTATCGAAAGCGGCTGACGGCCTGCTCATGGAAGCCCATCCAAAGCTGCGGCCCGTGGACACCACCATCGATGGAGTGTTCCTTGCAGGCGTTGCATCAGGACCAAAGGACATTCCCTATGCGGTCTCCCAGGGCAGCGCATGTGCAAGCCGTGCAACAATACTGCTCAAGAACAAGAAAGCCATAACAGAAGGCATCACTGCCGTCGTTAATCCGGATGTATGCGTGGGATGCGGTGTATGCATACCCATGTGCCCGTTCCAGGCCATAAAGATGGATGAATCGATCGGTAAGGCAAATGTCATGAAAGCACTTTGCAAGGGCTGCGGGACGTGCGTGACAGCATGCCCGACCGGTGCGCTCGAGCAGAGCCACTTCAAGAACGAACAGGTGCTTGCTCAGGTCAAGAACGTGTTCAAGTTCCAGGAGGTAGCAGCATGA
- a CDS encoding hydrogenase iron-sulfur subunit yields the protein MSAEAASGAQAGNGWEPNILAFCCNWCSYAGADLAGVSRFQYPPTVKVLRVMCSSRVEPAFILKALKDGADGVLVAGCHIGDCHYIDGNKNAEVRINNTKKALAKLGFDKRLRLEWISASEGLRFSEVIRDFTEEIKKLGQNPVKEVKK from the coding sequence ATGAGCGCAGAAGCGGCGTCAGGCGCGCAGGCGGGAAATGGCTGGGAGCCGAATATCCTGGCATTCTGCTGCAACTGGTGTTCATATGCTGGCGCAGACCTTGCGGGCGTGAGCAGGTTCCAGTATCCTCCGACTGTGAAGGTACTCCGTGTTATGTGCTCAAGCCGGGTCGAACCCGCATTTATCCTGAAAGCATTGAAAGACGGAGCAGACGGAGTGCTCGTGGCTGGATGCCATATCGGTGACTGCCACTACATCGACGGGAACAAGAACGCAGAGGTCAGGATAAATAATACAAAGAAAGCACTGGCAAAACTGGGGTTTGATAAAAGGCTTCGGCTTGAGTGGATCTCTGCCAGCGAAGGATTACGATTCTCAGAAGTTATTCGAGATTTTACAGAAGAGATCAAGAAATTGGGGCAAAACCCTGTCAAGGAAGTGAAGAAATGA